The following nucleotide sequence is from Zea mays cultivar B73 chromosome 1, Zm-B73-REFERENCE-NAM-5.0, whole genome shotgun sequence.
GCAAATAAATATGATATAAAACCTGACAtgcaaatttgtattcttgtttttagcattaaTCTTATTAAAATTCATTAAAATTAAATCTCAAATATTGTATTGTATCTTCTCAACTGACATAtataaaatttgaatttggatacaaatttagATTTAGATGATTTTCACCTTTTTTAGCAAATGCAAAAAAAAATCTATACAAAACTTTATTCTTGTTTTTTTTATAATATGCTTAACAATATAACTAAAGATTAGCATTAAATTCTATGTATATTTATTTTCAAATGCCAAATTAATCTTATAATTCAAATGTTTAGAATTTATCTTTAGAAATATTGTGATAGATAAATactgataataatatatagtaTAATTATTAATATAGCCCTAGGTAGCAGTACATACAGATATTTTTAGAAGTGTGTATTGCGTTCGCCATGGATGGCGCTGGAAAGGAGGGACGCGTGGCGGGCTTCGAGGGGAATGGGCGAGCCAATTCGTCTTCCGACGCGACCCCATCTGTCTGATTGGATTGGGTTGGGGCCTGGGTGTAGGATAATATCTTGGCCTGTGTCGCCTGATGGATCCATCCAGTTCAGCAAGTATCCAAGGCCAGAGATACGGGGCCCGGCGCCAGTCCGCTTTTTTTTTTTTGGTTTGATTAAAAAAAGGGTTCCATTCTTATCTACTTTGCTGCGTCATCGCTGGGTGGTCTCAGACGGACCTGCAGAGGAGGTCCGCTCACCGCGCGCCCCAGCTGAAATTCCAGGCCACCGGCTGAACGCATCCCTCTCACCGCGCCCTTGGCGGTGGTACGTTCACCTCGCCGGTTCCCCGACAGCCGTCCCCTCCGTGATTTAAGAGAGGCCCATGAGCTCGCTGCTCTTGTGCCCGCGGTGCTACTGACGGTTGCTCTAGATCCGTTCATCCTGGTGGTTTTGTGAGGTCGAAAGCGGCGAGCGAATTAGAAGATGCTGGACAAGCTGTGGGACGACGTGGTGGCCGGGCCTCGCCCGGAGACGGGCCTCGAGAAGCTCCGCAAGGCCACCACCGCCCGCCCGCTCGTCATCAACAAAGGTACTTACTGAGCTATACTGCTGATCGTGTCGGGGATCGGGATGGAGTCGAACAAGTACCAGCGGCAAGCAACTAATAACAGTAGGAAATTAATGAATGGATCTCTCCACTCTAACTAACAATAATATGTGTAAATTAAAGACGCGGACGGCGGCAGCTACAAGCGGGCGCAGTCGATGCCGTCGACCCCGACGACGCCGGtgacgccgtcgtcgtcgtcgtcgtcgacgaCGCCGCGCGGCGCCGGCAACGTGTGGCGCAGCGTCTTCCACCCGGGGAGCAACCTGGCCACCAAGGGCATgggcgccaacctcttcgaccGGCCGCAGCCCAACTCCCCCACCGTCTACGACTGGTGAGCAGCACCGTCTCCGTCGTCTCCATCTCTTGCCCAGCCTAGCTACGTGCGTGGTCTGCGTGCTCAAACAGGACAGCAGCAGCAGATCCAGGACCAAACTAATTGAGCAAGAACCACGCGAATGGTTcgattttattttttttttaaaaaaaatcagtTTTTCATGTGTGTAATAATTTCTCAGGCTCTACAGCGACGAGACCAGGAGCAACCACCGCTAGATCGGGCGAGATGGATGGACAGTGAAGAGGCCATGTTTGCTGGTCCTTGTGGTTATCTAAAACGCACGCATGCTCTATTATAGCTAGTCATCACTATATATATACTTGTGTTTGTGTATTGTTGTTCTTGTTCTGCTGGTGTCTCCGCCGTTTAATTTGACCTATGTTATGGAGTGAGTGATATATGTGCCGTCACTCCTAGTATATAGTAGTGAGTGACTAGTTGGTATGTGTAGTACTGTACTATCTTTTCTCCATATGCATGTTTTGCCAGCGCGTAATGAATGTAATGTCAGTACTGCTACTACGTGCTCTGCTACTTCCAATTCAGTTTCCTTAATCTTGATGCATAATCACCGGCCCCGGCCCGGCGCTGAGGACATGGATAACAGCAACGACTTTAATTTGCACGGACTTGGTCAAGGAACTCCTCGCTCGCCCCCTGTTGGTTTAAATAAACAAACAATACAGATCATTAGACAAATTTACAGTACGTATTGAATCGTTCCATGAATGGCCTGGACGGGAATGCGAGATTTACCGCGTGTATCACAGCGTAGTGCACCGTGATGGTTAACGGATCGGAACCCAGGATTTGCTCCTAACCGAACTAACAATCTTACAAATGGTTGCCACGTCGTCGTCAAGCTGCCGTGTTGGGCTTGTGCGTGACTCGCCATTTTTGACCGCACTGGGGCACCCGTGTCAAGATTCAATCAGATCCGGCAGGCTGTGCTATGTCACCTCGATAGCCAAGTCGGATCAAGTGTAGGTGATCTTTACCGACAATCGCACTATCGGTCATGATCATTATCCATTCTTATCTACAACAATATTTTAAATAATAAGTTAGAGCTTGTTTAGTTGTATCCACTAAATCAGTCCTAAGAGCTTGTTTAGTTGTATATAGGGATGGCAATATATCATGATCAAAAAAATTCATAATAAGTTAGAGGTCTTAATTAATTTTAGTCACAAATGAATAGGAATAAAACATAATTCTAATCCGATTCGATTCTTAAAATTTGtagtgtaaaatctagagctCATTACCACTCTTAGTTGTATGAATATTGAAGGGAATTGAAGACCATATAATCCCGAGATTACATGCCCCTCAATCTTCTCCAATCCTCGTGGAATCAAACAAGCCCTAAGGTACATCCTTTATTTAGTCTACGGTCACCTTAATGCCACACCAGTTTTTCCTTTTACAGATTTTTATTTAAAATGAAATATAACGTAGGAGGAATCAGAGTATGTAATTAAACAACTAAAATTTATATAATTTTAAAACAATTAAGTTTTATATTACTTCAACAAAATCTACATAATTTATAAATAAAATCTAACTTTTATGGTGTAAATCTAATTTTCATGGTGTAGATCCTAGATATGCTTTTTCAAACTATTTTGGATTTGATTATGGACCGCACTAGCATGGTTTATGACCTTATGTTGAACGATGGCTGCAAAACCCATTGATGCTTCGAGAGTGATGGTTGTCGCAGCAACAAAGGACTCGACTATATTGTAGCCATCAACATCGTATGATCATCTATGTCCATCCTCAATAATCATGTTGTACAGAAGATACATGCATGCATGATCAGTTGGTGAGAAAAAGAACAATATGAGCTAGCGATAATATGGAAGCGAGCCTCAAGGACCCAAATGCTTTCTCTACGTCCTTCTGTTTGCCCTTCTATCATGGAGCAAACATATGTTGCTTCAGTCTATAAGAGGAGAATGCTCTTCACAAACATCGACCATCGAGAGTAGATACCATTGGCGAGGTAGTACCCTTAGTTGTACTCATGTCTATTCATCGTGAAGTTCACTTTGGTGCTTCTCCATTGGGCACGCCAGTGAGCAACAACCACTAGTTGAACACTTTGATGCTATTGTCCAACCTCGCTATAAAAAAGCATACCAAATCCATAAGTCATATGAGGCAACCATCTAGAGCATTCTAGTTGAAAATCTAATGTTCCTCTTTTTAAATTGTCGCCTCCATCTAATATTACAATTTCTCCACTTCAATGCATGCAGGTATAATTTCTACCATACTAAGAAATTCTCTCTTCCACTTTAGTTAATAGTCACATAAGATCACCAATAGTGGGACGATGATTATACTCCTCGCCAAAAACATAAAGTGACATCCTTGCAAAAATGTTGAAGCATTCTAAGGCCAATCTTTTCCCATTTTAATATACTCATCAATGGACTCAACAATTCTACCATAGACGAGCATGTAGAGATCCATGTTAAAACCTTTTGAGCTTCATATCCCCATGTTATGGTTGTTAAGTAAAATTGTACTTACACTTGTTTCATTTCATATACATGGAAATCTCATATGTGTAATAAGTGGAATTAACTTTGCTGGGTATTTGGGGACTTTTAGGCTTGTGATCAACAATTCATTGGCCCTATGTCATGGAGACCATCATGAGTGAATAATGTTACTATTCTATAAGCTAGGCACAAACCATAACTTTTTACCTAAAACCCAAAAATACCGACCGAACATATCTTCTGTTTGGTTGggttgtggctgtgaaaaaagttgttgtgaGTTGTGAGCTAGCTGTGAACTGTTAAAAAACTAAAAaatgtttggtggaaaccacaaaAAATCGCTAAAAGTTCTTCTACATATATATTCACAGTTACATTTAAAAGTCGTTAAAAGCAAATCCACAAGTGCTTTAAGTTTTGCACTATAAAAAAGTTAGCTTTTAGAAAAAACTGGTTTCTAGATCCAACCCTTTGTTTGGCttttttttttagaaaaaaatcaaagccaaaccaaacacactcacGGGCCAACCTAATAGCAACTTTAAAAGTCTAGCTAAATTGATTAGTATATATAAAAATAGAAAAACCAGGATCAAAATCCGATCCAACTGACTCTCTTTTCTTGCTCGCTATTGTATTCTGCTCGCCGTCCCGTCGAGATCGCTAGGTATTGTTGCCGAGTCTACTCGTTCTCTCCTACCGTCGCCCCTCTCGAGCCTTAGCACCGCTCCAACACCCTGTCGTTCGGTTCCCGATGCTCCAATGCCTCGCCGTCCTCTCGTGCATCGATGGATATGGCATGTCCAAGATAGGAGGGGATTAACCGCAGTGCTGGGGAAGAGCTATTTTTCTTGGCCAATGCCGACCATGCAAGCGTATCAGCAAAGTGTAAATGCTCGCTCCTTCTGTTTATTTATTTTACTAGCATTTCAGCTCATATGCTAGCACTTTCTAAAAGTTGCTCGATATCACGTCTCGTGGACAAAAAAAATCTACTAGTATTATATTGTATTCTTATCTCATGTCAGCATTAAAAAGAGAAACACGTGAATTGTAAATTTATATTTTAATACAAACACATGTATAGGTGTTTTGAATATTTATAGATAATATTTAAAGGGTCCGTTGGTTTACTCTATCGTTCAAGAAATTATATATTTTTAAAGTCCTCATAAAACTCCAAATTTAACTAAGATTATATCTTGCTCTAACATTATCCGGTATTTAGAATGGATCAGACATGAACCATATCGAAATAATCCACGGTACGATCTTGAGCTGATCTGATACAATGTTTGAACTGGTAAGAGCACTCATATCCCAGAAACTGCTCAGTGGTTTCCATAGCTGTCACCTAGTCAAGGAACCACTTATAGAAACTAATCTTCTCAATGCAAATGGTTTAAAACAGTTTCTATGCAAAGAATACATTTAATGACTTTACAAAAAAGCAGACTTCGTTTCTCTTGGGGAAGGGGAAGAAAACGAGGATGGAAACCACCGACGGGGCTCAACGCTATTTTGGTCGTTTCCATGCGTCTTGGTGCGAGAGTAGGCTTCGTTTTTCAAGGGAGAAACCGGTTCTTCTCTTTCACAATAaatcttttgccacatcataaaaAGCTAAATGATAGTCTAATAAATTCTATCTGTACAACTATTAAGACTCatctgtagactgcccccgctctcCCCTGACTCCCGCGGCTCCCCCGCGCACACGCCTAACTACCCCGCCGCGATCCCCGCCACGAACGCCGCAATCTCCACCCGCACTCCACAATCCACCCGCCGGTGAGTTCTATCAGCCCTCAGTGCCGAGCGCTCCCCTGCCTCCCTTCCCCCTACCTGCAGGCGCCGCCAGGGGCCCGCCTCGCCTCGCTCCccccgcgccccccccccccccccgtcgcgAGGAGGACAATAAGGTGGTGGTCCAGCACCGTTCACCAGCTTCGTCATGGAGTTCTCCACGGGCGTGTGTCGGGCCAGGCGCACATCCGGCGTGGCGACCTCGGCCTTGGTCGCCAGCCCCACTAGCCTCCGCGGGCATCTGCCGGGCCAGGCACACCTCCGGCGCGGCGGCCTCGGCCTCGGTCGCCAGACCTGCCGGAtctcggggcggccgagcgggcgcaCGCGCAGGCAGCGGCGGAGGAAGCGCAGCGGGCGCGAGGACAGGCGGTGCGCGGCGAGGTGCGGGCAGGGCGGTGGTATGGACGGGGTGGAAGCGAGCGGAAGTGGAAGCGCGTCCCGTAGCTTCTCCGTGCTAGCTGTAACGGACGCGCGCTGTTGTCTGTGCATGGGCGCCGCCCTCCCCGCTGGATCTGCAGCCACCCCACTCCCCGTCGCGCCGATTCCATGAGAGGTCTCTCGCTCGATCTCTTTCTCACTGCTTtgagttgctcggatttatctcGTGTTTTCTGGGTTGAGTTGCCCGCTGGATCTTGAGTTGCCCGGATTTATCCTCGCCCAGGGGTGCGTCTCCGAGCAGCACCCAGACACGCCGTACCAGCAGATGGCGCACAGGTTCCAGGAGTGGGGGCTGGAGAAAGAATGGGGCGACATTGACAGAGCGTGCGGGTTCTGGGTGCCCGAGGACGACGACGAGGGTCTTAACACCGTACCCACTCGAAGGCTTCCACCATGGCCTCCACCTGTTTGGGAATTCTGGATGTCAATGAAGATTACTGGTCCATTGAGCTTCAAGTTGGGTCACAGATGGCGAGTGGAAGGGCTTGTCTATTGGAATTATTGTAGTCCACAGTATACAATCATTTTCCATGGTCACAAATGTGCTGGTACCATTCAGCTTCATGccattgaagaagtttgggacctCCTGATTGAGGAAGAGCTGACAAAAGTGGTGCCCGAGCCTTCTGAACATCTATGGATGTCAATTGTTGTTACTGCTTGGACTGGTTATGCTGCAGGAACTACCCTTTGTCTCAAGGGCCAACTTAAGCAACATGCACTCTTGATGTTGGTCGACTCTGGATCCTTGCAATCAGTCTTGACCAGCGTTCAATCATTGGAGCCGGCGTTGTCCGTCAGGGTGGCCACTATGAAAACACTCTCATGCCAACATCAGTTACCAGTAACCACCTGGAATATATCGGGATGCCAGTTTTCAGCCAAGTTTAAATTTCTTACTGTGCCAATAGTGGAACTGTTGTTACTCTCGGCAACCTCCCATCGAGACCATTTTCCTGACAGCAACATCTGGGCCGGGCTGGATACTTCCTTGGTGAATTGTTGTCAACTGGAGTTTGTACGCAACCTGACCAATGCGTTGAAGGCTAAATTCCTACACGCCATCGAAGAGGGCTGGGATTTGTTGTCTTTGGATGAAGGTGCACATGTGATGCCAGAAACCATGAAGAAACTCATGATGGCGCTGTCGGCAGCAGCATGGTCAGGAACAGATGCTGTCACCACATTGCGACTGCATGGACAGATACACCAACACGATATTGTGGCGCTCCTTGACTCCGGATCTTCACATACTTTTATCAATGGTAAAATGAGATCCGTGTTGGTGAGACCATTGGTGACACTGATCACAGTGCAAGTAACAAGTAGTCAAGTTATTGCATGCAGTTATCAAGGATCTTCGGTGTCATATGTATTAAATTTCAACTGTCTGAAGACATCACTTGCAATTCTGTTGTGGTGGTGGTACTTGCTGAGCCAAAGCCAAAAATTTAGTACGCCAAAAAGGCCATTGCAGGAAGCCTGCCTGCAGTTCCTGGACTATCTAACATGATTGAGGACACTATCCATTTAATGGTTTCTGGGCATGGAAGAGGGTCGCAGTGGCGTTGACGCTATCCTTGTTGGTTCAGCTTGGGGACAAGCTGCATTTTAAGCGGTGGGGTCAGCACCAAACCACAAGACGAACAGACGCTGACAAAAGAAGCTCTAGACAAACGGAGCCAGCAAGACGAAGACGAACATGTAAGCGATATGGGCCAGAGTGGGCCGTGTAAGCTATATGGGTCAGGCTGTGTCCGTGTCGGCCATGACGCGCGGCGGGGCGCTCGTACAGCTCGACCCGCGCCGGATGCCGCAGGAGCTCGGCGAGCTTCATGGCGCGG
It contains:
- the LOC100272715 gene encoding Dormancy-associated protein 1 isoform 2 (isoform 2 is encoded by transcript variant 2), which encodes MLDKLWDDVVAGPRPETGLEKLRKATTARPLVINKGSTATRPGATTARSGEMDGQ
- the LOC100272715 gene encoding Dormancy-associated protein 1 isoform 1 (isoform 1 is encoded by transcript variant 1) produces the protein MLDKLWDDVVAGPRPETGLEKLRKATTARPLVINKDADGGSYKRAQSMPSTPTTPVTPSSSSSSTTPRGAGNVWRSVFHPGSNLATKGMGANLFDRPQPNSPTVYDWLYSDETRSNHR